A stretch of the Chitinophaga sp. Cy-1792 genome encodes the following:
- a CDS encoding MFS transporter, whose product MKTDNRSASIFNIAVIVASLGYFVDIYDLLLFTIVRVPSLKSLGLPQSEIDAGAGLLLINIQMVGLLIGGIFWGILGDKKGRLSVLFGSILIYSIANIANGFVHGINGYVLWRFVAGFGLAGELGAGITLVSEILPKEKRGYGTMIVATVGVSGAVAANLIAKAVGDWRICYFIGGGLGLGLLLLRVSVMESHLFNQVKASANTRGSFIALFTDKKRFLQYLKCILLGTPTWFVVGILIAFSNKFAAEMGVKGAINPGDAVAFTYAGLVIGDFSSGLISQVLKSRKKVMLLFLALTAIMVGIYLNLHGATTVVFYTVCTFMGFSVGFWAIFVTIAAESFGTNLRATVATTVPNFARGMLPLISILFVTLQGHFNLLHSAALVAVVCIGLAVIAAWTTEETFGKDLNYLETI is encoded by the coding sequence ATGAAAACCGATAATCGTTCTGCGTCTATATTTAATATCGCAGTAATTGTTGCCTCCTTAGGGTATTTTGTAGATATCTATGATCTGTTACTTTTTACGATTGTAAGAGTACCCAGTTTAAAATCCTTAGGCCTTCCCCAGAGTGAAATAGATGCCGGCGCCGGTCTTTTATTGATCAACATCCAGATGGTAGGCCTGCTCATTGGCGGTATTTTCTGGGGTATTCTGGGAGATAAGAAAGGAAGATTAAGTGTTTTGTTTGGGTCCATTCTTATTTATTCTATTGCCAATATTGCCAATGGCTTTGTACACGGTATCAATGGTTATGTGCTCTGGCGATTTGTAGCGGGCTTCGGGCTGGCAGGAGAGCTGGGAGCAGGTATCACGCTGGTATCAGAAATATTGCCGAAAGAAAAACGCGGCTATGGTACAATGATAGTGGCCACAGTGGGTGTTTCGGGAGCCGTTGCTGCCAACCTGATTGCTAAGGCGGTGGGCGACTGGCGCATTTGCTACTTTATCGGAGGTGGCCTGGGCCTGGGTTTACTGTTGCTGCGCGTAAGTGTAATGGAATCTCATCTCTTTAACCAGGTAAAGGCAAGCGCCAATACCAGAGGAAGTTTCATCGCATTATTTACCGATAAAAAACGTTTCCTGCAATACCTGAAATGTATTCTGCTGGGTACTCCCACCTGGTTTGTAGTGGGTATTCTGATAGCTTTCTCGAACAAGTTTGCTGCGGAAATGGGTGTTAAAGGCGCTATCAATCCGGGGGATGCCGTTGCTTTCACCTATGCCGGACTGGTAATTGGAGATTTTAGCAGTGGCTTAATCAGTCAGGTATTGAAAAGCAGGAAGAAAGTGATGTTATTGTTCCTGGCACTGACAGCGATAATGGTGGGCATCTACCTGAATCTCCATGGTGCAACGACAGTTGTTTTCTATACTGTATGTACGTTTATGGGCTTCAGTGTTGGTTTCTGGGCAATATTTGTAACCATTGCCGCGGAAAGCTTTGGTACCAACCTTAGAGCTACTGTAGCCACTACGGTGCCTAACTTTGCAAGAGGTATGCTGCCATTGATTTCAATCCTGTTTGTGACTTTACAGGGGCATTTTAATCTGTTACATAGTGCTGCTTTGGTGGCAGTAGTATGTATAGGACTGGCGGTAATAGCTGCCTGGACAACGGAAGAGACTTTCGGTAAAGATTTGAATTACCTGGAGACTATCTAA
- a CDS encoding MarR family winged helix-turn-helix transcriptional regulator, whose translation MSNLEKLITQKSFLNEYHKGLVSLIFVGNWLTARHQQFFKKYDITMQQFNILRILRGQHPQAASINVLKDRMLDKMSDVSRLVERLRKTELVERKSSEIDRRAVDVRITDKGLELLAKIDEDLDQLENILNGLSETEAAQLNHLLDKVLDHYA comes from the coding sequence ATGTCTAATCTGGAAAAGTTAATTACTCAAAAATCCTTCCTTAACGAGTATCACAAAGGACTTGTCAGTCTAATATTTGTGGGCAACTGGCTAACAGCCCGTCATCAGCAGTTTTTCAAAAAATATGATATCACCATGCAGCAGTTCAATATACTGCGCATATTGCGTGGCCAGCATCCGCAGGCTGCCAGTATCAATGTGCTGAAAGACCGTATGCTGGATAAAATGAGCGATGTGTCACGACTCGTTGAGCGCCTCCGCAAAACAGAACTGGTAGAACGCAAAAGCAGTGAAATAGACAGGCGTGCGGTAGATGTCCGCATTACGGATAAAGGCCTGGAACTACTTGCCAAAATAGATGAAGACCTGGACCAGCTGGAAAATATCCTGAATGGCTTAAGCGAAACAGAAGCTGCCCAACTAAACCATTTACTGGACAAGGTGCTTGATCACTACGCATAA
- the mdh gene encoding malate dehydrogenase — MKVTVVGAGNVGATCANVLAHRDFLTEVVLLDIKEGTAEGKALDTWQQAPIDYYSTKVTGVTNDYTKTANSDVVVITSGLPRKPGMSRDDLISTNANIVRSVTENITKQSPDAIIIVVSNPLDVMTYCAYLAAKKDSSKVFGMAGILDTARYRAFLADEIGCSPKDIQAILMGGHGDTMVPLPRYTTVGGIPVTELVAADKLEAIIQRTKVGGGEIVNLLGTSAWYAPGAAAAQMVEAILKDEKRVFPVCAWLTGEYGLKDIYLGVPVILGKKGIEKIIELQLNAEEKTLLNTSAKHVKEVMDVLDNMKEKV, encoded by the coding sequence ATGAAAGTCACAGTAGTAGGAGCCGGCAATGTAGGCGCTACCTGCGCCAATGTACTGGCCCACAGAGATTTTTTAACAGAGGTGGTTTTGCTTGATATCAAGGAAGGAACAGCAGAAGGGAAAGCCCTGGATACATGGCAGCAAGCCCCGATAGACTATTACAGTACCAAAGTAACCGGTGTAACCAACGACTACACCAAAACTGCCAACAGCGACGTCGTGGTGATCACCTCCGGCCTGCCCCGCAAACCCGGCATGAGCCGCGATGACCTGATCTCTACCAACGCAAACATCGTAAGGTCAGTAACTGAAAATATTACCAAACAGTCCCCGGACGCCATTATCATCGTTGTCAGCAACCCGCTCGACGTCATGACCTATTGCGCCTACCTGGCTGCCAAAAAAGACAGCAGCAAAGTATTCGGCATGGCCGGTATCCTCGATACCGCCCGCTATCGCGCTTTCCTCGCAGATGAAATCGGATGTTCCCCTAAAGACATCCAGGCAATTCTCATGGGCGGCCATGGCGACACCATGGTACCTCTCCCACGGTACACCACCGTTGGTGGTATCCCCGTTACGGAACTCGTTGCCGCAGATAAACTCGAAGCCATCATCCAACGTACCAAAGTAGGTGGCGGCGAAATCGTTAACCTCCTGGGTACTTCTGCATGGTATGCCCCAGGTGCTGCAGCTGCACAAATGGTGGAAGCCATTCTCAAAGACGAAAAACGCGTATTCCCTGTATGCGCATGGCTTACAGGCGAATATGGACTCAAAGATATCTACCTCGGCGTACCCGTTATCCTCGGTAAAAAAGGTATCGAAAAAATTATAGAACTCCAGCTTAACGCAGAAGAAAAAACTTTACTCAACACCTCTGCCAAACATGTGAAAGAAGTAATGGATGTCCTGGACAATATGAAGGAAAAGGTTTAA
- a CDS encoding peroxiredoxin, which yields MRYLFLLLSICMPMLLKAQFNQAAANAKPPYLQYPVIPTFKFTLPDGNTITKRDLKRENTLVFVFSVDCDHCKHLTEEVIQNMDKFKKYQILMVTPFQVAQMKEYYEHYNIAKYPNITMVSEPTRQIMYFYDLHFFPGLYIYTAKDKFVKGFEGSAKVDSLLYYLK from the coding sequence ATGCGCTATCTCTTTTTACTGCTCTCCATCTGCATGCCAATGCTGTTAAAGGCCCAATTTAACCAGGCCGCTGCCAATGCAAAACCGCCATACCTGCAGTACCCGGTTATTCCAACCTTTAAATTTACCCTCCCTGATGGTAATACCATTACCAAAAGAGACCTCAAAAGGGAAAATACACTGGTTTTTGTGTTCAGCGTAGATTGTGACCATTGTAAGCACCTCACAGAAGAAGTGATCCAGAATATGGACAAATTTAAGAAATACCAGATCCTGATGGTAACACCGTTCCAGGTCGCTCAGATGAAAGAATATTACGAACACTACAACATCGCCAAATATCCTAACATCACCATGGTAAGCGAACCTACCCGCCAGATCATGTATTTCTACGACCTGCATTTCTTCCCGGGCCTCTACATTTATACCGCCAAAGATAAGTTTGTAAAAGGATTCGAAGGATCAGCAAAAGTAGATTCTCTGCTTTATTACCTGAAATAG
- the efp gene encoding elongation factor P, with amino-acid sequence MATTADIRTGLIIKLDNSLYSVVEFGQNKTARAAAKVWAKLKGVDNTRSIEHTWNSGDTIFPVRIEKKPFQFLYKDDTGYNFMDNETFEQIIMEEQTIDAPQFLKDGQEVMVQINTETDQFMAVELPDKIVALVTYSEPGVKGDTATRTLKPATVETGATVMVPLFVEEGEMIRINTKTGEYIERVK; translated from the coding sequence ATGGCTACCACCGCAGATATCAGAACAGGATTAATCATCAAGCTGGATAACAGCTTGTATTCTGTTGTAGAGTTTGGTCAGAACAAAACCGCCCGTGCAGCAGCAAAGGTTTGGGCTAAATTGAAGGGCGTTGACAATACACGTTCTATCGAGCATACCTGGAACTCCGGCGATACCATTTTCCCGGTTCGTATCGAAAAGAAGCCTTTCCAATTCTTATATAAAGATGACACTGGTTATAACTTCATGGATAATGAGACTTTCGAGCAGATCATCATGGAAGAGCAGACAATCGATGCACCACAATTCCTGAAAGATGGTCAGGAAGTAATGGTTCAGATCAACACTGAAACTGACCAGTTTATGGCGGTTGAATTACCTGATAAAATTGTTGCACTGGTAACTTATTCAGAGCCAGGCGTTAAAGGTGATACCGCTACCCGTACACTGAAACCAGCAACCGTTGAAACCGGTGCTACTGTAATGGTTCCTTTGTTCGTTGAAGAAGGTGAGATGATCCGCATCAACACCAAAACCGGTGAATATATCGAGAGAGTAAAATAA
- the accB gene encoding acetyl-CoA carboxylase biotin carboxyl carrier protein — MDFKQIQELVKMINKSNISELSIEQDTFKITIKQKDNEVQQVIAVPAAVAPVQAVAPAAPAAAPVAAPAAPAAAPAAPKADNLITIKSPMIGTFYRSAGPDKPAFVNVGDEVAPGKVVCIIEAMKLFNEIESEVSGKIVKVLVDDASPVEYDQPLFLVEP, encoded by the coding sequence ATGGACTTTAAACAGATTCAGGAACTGGTAAAAATGATTAACAAATCAAATATCAGTGAACTGAGCATTGAGCAGGACACGTTTAAGATTACAATAAAACAAAAAGACAACGAAGTACAGCAGGTAATTGCTGTACCTGCAGCTGTAGCGCCTGTACAGGCTGTTGCTCCTGCGGCTCCTGCAGCAGCTCCGGTTGCGGCACCAGCAGCACCAGCTGCGGCTCCGGCAGCACCTAAAGCTGACAACCTGATCACTATCAAATCGCCAATGATCGGTACTTTCTACCGTTCTGCGGGTCCTGATAAACCTGCATTTGTTAATGTAGGAGACGAAGTTGCTCCTGGCAAAGTTGTTTGCATCATCGAAGCAATGAAACTGTTCAATGAAATTGAAAGTGAAGTATCTGGTAAAATCGTGAAAGTGCTCGTTGACGACGCTTCTCCGGTAGAGTATGACCAACCTTTATTTTTAGTAGAACCATAA
- the accC gene encoding acetyl-CoA carboxylase biotin carboxylase subunit encodes MFKKILIANRGEIALRIIRTCKEMGIKTVAVYSTADKDSLHVKFADEAVCIGKPQSSESYLNIPHLMAAAEITNADAIHPGYGFLAENARFAEICGEHGIKFIGPTAEMIRKMGDKMTAKETMIAAGVPVIPGSEGLLKDVAEARMLANKMGYPVIMKATAGGGGKGMRVVWEEAELENAYTMAKSESRAAFNNDGIYMEKFVEEPRHIEIQVAGDQYGKVCHLSERDCSIQRRHQKLVEESPSPFMTPELREKMGAAAIAAASAINYESVGTVEFLVDKHRNFYFMEMNTRIQVEHCVTEEVINFDLIKEQIKIAAGIPISGKNYTPQMHAIECRINAEDPYNDFRPSPGRITTLHIPGGHGVRVDSHIYAGYVIPPFYDSMVAKIIAVAQTREEAINTMERALSEFVIEGVKTTIPFHQQLMRDENFRKGNFTTKFIETFKLQ; translated from the coding sequence ATGTTCAAAAAAATATTGATTGCTAACCGTGGAGAAATTGCCCTGCGTATTATCCGTACCTGTAAGGAAATGGGTATCAAAACGGTGGCAGTTTATTCTACAGCAGATAAAGACAGCCTGCATGTGAAGTTTGCAGACGAGGCGGTATGTATTGGTAAACCGCAGAGCAGTGAGTCTTATCTGAATATCCCTCACCTGATGGCTGCAGCGGAGATTACCAACGCTGACGCTATCCACCCTGGTTATGGCTTCCTGGCTGAAAATGCCCGTTTTGCTGAAATCTGTGGTGAGCATGGTATTAAGTTTATCGGCCCTACAGCGGAGATGATCCGTAAAATGGGTGATAAAATGACTGCCAAAGAAACCATGATTGCTGCAGGCGTTCCTGTTATTCCAGGATCAGAAGGTTTGCTGAAAGATGTAGCTGAAGCCAGAATGCTGGCAAACAAAATGGGCTACCCTGTTATCATGAAAGCTACTGCCGGTGGTGGTGGTAAAGGTATGCGTGTGGTTTGGGAAGAAGCTGAACTGGAGAATGCTTATACCATGGCTAAAAGTGAGTCACGTGCAGCATTCAACAACGATGGTATCTACATGGAGAAATTCGTGGAAGAGCCTCGCCATATTGAAATCCAGGTTGCCGGCGACCAATACGGTAAAGTATGTCACCTTTCTGAGAGAGACTGCTCTATCCAGCGTCGTCATCAGAAACTGGTAGAAGAATCACCTTCTCCTTTCATGACGCCTGAACTCCGTGAGAAAATGGGTGCTGCTGCTATCGCTGCTGCATCTGCTATCAACTACGAAAGTGTTGGTACCGTTGAGTTCCTGGTAGATAAACACCGTAACTTCTACTTCATGGAGATGAACACCCGTATCCAGGTAGAACACTGTGTTACAGAAGAAGTTATCAACTTTGATCTGATTAAGGAACAAATCAAGATCGCTGCTGGTATTCCTATCTCCGGTAAAAACTATACACCGCAGATGCACGCTATTGAGTGCCGTATCAATGCGGAAGATCCATACAACGATTTCCGTCCATCTCCGGGCAGGATTACTACCCTGCACATCCCTGGTGGTCATGGTGTTCGTGTGGATTCACATATCTATGCCGGTTATGTTATTCCTCCTTTCTACGATTCTATGGTGGCAAAAATCATCGCTGTGGCTCAAACCCGCGAAGAGGCCATCAATACCATGGAACGTGCACTGAGCGAGTTCGTAATTGAAGGTGTGAAGACTACCATTCCTTTCCATCAGCAGCTGATGCGTGATGAGAACTTCAGAAAAGGTAATTTCACTACCAAGTTCATCGAAACTTTCAAACTGCAATAA